One genomic region from Methanobrevibacter oralis encodes:
- the pdxT gene encoding pyridoxal 5'-phosphate synthase glutaminase subunit PdxT, whose translation MNIGILNLQGAVSEHYNITKKAIKNMGIDADVKTVRYAEDVAKCNALIISGGESTVIGKLIAVRGIDKVIKEKNIPVFGTCAGMVLLGKKTDFDQPLLGIMDISVKRNSYGRQKDSFETSIQIFGSEYPGVFIRAPSLEGYDKSKDDIKVLSRFEGKIIAIQQGSNIALSFHPELTEDTSIHEYFIREVLNSS comes from the coding sequence ATGAACATCGGGATTTTGAATTTACAAGGGGCTGTAAGTGAGCATTATAACATCACGAAAAAGGCAATAAAAAACATGGGTATCGATGCTGATGTAAAAACGGTAAGATATGCAGAAGATGTTGCAAAATGCAATGCTTTAATCATCTCTGGTGGAGAGAGTACTGTAATTGGAAAACTAATAGCAGTAAGAGGAATTGATAAAGTAATAAAAGAAAAAAACATTCCAGTATTTGGAACTTGTGCTGGTATGGTGCTTTTAGGTAAAAAAACAGACTTTGACCAACCGTTGCTTGGGATTATGGATATATCCGTAAAGAGAAACAGCTATGGAAGACAAAAGGATTCATTTGAAACTAGCATCCAAATTTTTGGAAGCGAGTATCCTGGAGTATTCATAAGAGCTCCATCGCTTGAGGGCTATGATAAAAGTAAGGATGACATAAAAGTTTTATCAAGATTTGAAGGTAAAATAATAGCTATTCAGCAAGGATCTAACATTGCATTATCGTTTCATCCTGAACTAACGGAAGATACTAGTATTCATGAATATTTCATTCGTGAAGTGTTAAATTCTAGCTAA
- a CDS encoding HEAT repeat domain-containing protein, giving the protein MNRSIDELIRLLNDKDDFVVEEAMGELEIRKDESLDPLIEALSHRKKGIRLNAATLLGGFANPKSIPALIERLKDNNKLVRREASTALSRMGEPAVLPLIETLDDEDWRVRGAAAWALGNLGDKRALKHLEKLLSDESGYVKSGAESAINTINRD; this is encoded by the coding sequence ATGAATAGAAGTATCGATGAATTAATTAGGCTTTTAAACGACAAAGATGATTTTGTTGTTGAAGAAGCCATGGGCGAATTGGAAATAAGAAAAGATGAATCATTAGATCCATTAATTGAAGCATTATCTCATAGGAAAAAAGGTATTAGATTAAATGCAGCTACTCTTTTAGGGGGATTTGCTAATCCTAAATCTATTCCTGCTTTAATTGAAAGATTAAAAGACAATAATAAATTAGTTAGAAGGGAAGCATCAACAGCTTTAAGCCGCATGGGAGAACCTGCTGTTTTACCACTAATCGAAACTTTAGATGATGAAGACTGGAGAGTGAGGGGAGCAGCCGCTTGGGCATTGGGTAATCTTGGTGATAAAAGAGCATTGAAACATTTAGAAAAACTCTTAAGCGATGAAAGCGGTTATGTAAAATCTGGTGCCGAAAGCGCTATTAATACTATTAATAGAGACTAA
- the aksF gene encoding homoisocitrate dehydrogenase, translating to MYDIAIISGDGIGKEVMASAEYLIDKLDLNFSLRYGEAGFECFKKTGTTLPEETIKIAKKSDATLFGASTSTPGKSSPIINLRKELHTYANLRPIKSYKGVKCIRDDIDFLIVRENTEGIYCQVEYGDDNKMIAERHITFKASEKIAEMAFKKARSKVTCVHKSNVLKKTDGVFKESFYKIAKSYPQIITEDYYVDATAMYLVTKPQNFDVILSTNLFGDILSDEGAGLVGGLGLAPSGNIGDKNALFEPVHGSAPDIAGKNIANPSSMILSLAMMLEYLGEIESANDINKAVEKVIASGKTMTPDLGGNSTTKELTKAILNELI from the coding sequence ATGTATGATATTGCGATAATAAGTGGAGACGGAATAGGAAAGGAAGTAATGGCATCGGCTGAATATTTAATCGATAAATTAGACTTAAATTTTAGTTTAAGATATGGTGAAGCTGGTTTTGAATGTTTTAAAAAAACTGGTACAACATTGCCTGAAGAAACAATAAAAATAGCTAAAAAAAGTGATGCAACACTATTTGGAGCATCTACATCAACACCTGGAAAATCAAGTCCAATAATTAATTTAAGAAAAGAACTTCATACATATGCTAATTTAAGACCAATAAAGTCTTACAAAGGAGTTAAATGTATACGAGATGACATTGACTTTTTAATAGTACGTGAAAACACCGAAGGAATTTATTGTCAGGTTGAATATGGTGATGATAATAAAATGATTGCCGAGAGGCACATTACCTTTAAAGCTAGTGAAAAGATCGCTGAAATGGCCTTTAAAAAAGCAAGAAGCAAAGTGACATGTGTTCATAAAAGTAATGTTTTAAAAAAGACCGATGGTGTTTTTAAAGAATCATTTTATAAAATAGCTAAAAGTTATCCTCAGATTATCACGGAAGATTATTATGTAGATGCAACAGCAATGTATCTTGTAACCAAGCCACAAAATTTTGATGTAATACTATCTACAAACTTATTTGGAGATATATTGTCTGATGAAGGAGCCGGCCTTGTTGGAGGTCTTGGTCTTGCACCTTCAGGAAATATTGGAGATAAAAATGCATTATTTGAACCTGTACATGGTTCTGCACCAGATATAGCTGGAAAAAATATAGCTAACCCATCCTCAATGATTTTATCACTTGCTATGATGCTAGAATATTTAGGTGAAATTGAAAGTGCAAATGATATTAACAAAGCTGTTGAAAAAGTTATAGCTAGCGGAAAAACAATGACTCCTGATTTGGGAGGGAATTCAACAACAAAAGAATTAACAAAAGCTATTTTAAATGAGTTGATTTAA